Below is a window of Perca fluviatilis chromosome 6, GENO_Pfluv_1.0, whole genome shotgun sequence DNA.
AATGTCAGTTATGATGTTTTTGCAAGACCACAAGTCatttttatatagttatatatatttactatcataaaattaaataaagtaaaaaaaataagtaccaTCTATTACGgtacaacaacaatacatttttagttttgttggcattagtgtgtgtgtgtgtgtgtgtgtgtgtgtgtgtgtgtgtgtgtgtgtgtgtgtgtgtgtgtgtgtgtgtgtgtgtgtgtgtgtgtgtgtgtgtgtgtgtgtgtgtgtgtgtgtgtgtgtgtgtgtgtgtgtgtgtgtgtaagagagagatcCTTCATTTGGACGGGGACTGAAAACAGACAGAGGTATCATGCTGTCTGGAAGCAAATCAAGGAAGGAGTCAGGTGTTACTGCATCCGTGTTTCTCTTCCTGCTGCCGCAAAGTGATACTGCATACTGCTGATTCTCTCCGAGCAAGAGAACAGAAATTATGTGACATTTGTCCCTTAAGCTCGCTGCCTGCAGCCACAACTTGATCTAATTGGTTCAAGCAAACTCTCAACAGGACCAAAGACCATATCTAATCACTCGTGGGAATAACAATGACGAGCCCCCACAAAATGCTAGGAACAAGCTCGATTGCGATCAAGCAGTTTCCAAGTGATTATTCAGAAACTCTCCTTTGAGGCCCTATATGCTGACAGCCCAATGACTCACTGACATTTTCATCACATATTGTCAGCAGTGAGGTCTTATTTAGGTTCATTGACCACTGCAAGGCTAGGCTGTCAGACAAATGCTGACATGTAATATATGTCTGATCTGAAGTAACCTCTCAGCAGTAAAAGCAAGGCAGCAACAATGACGCCCCACCATGGACTCAAATAAAGTCTGCTATGCAATCAGAGGTTTAACCTCTAGCTCATCACTCACTCACTGATGTTTTCTATGCGTACACTGTGTTCCGAGGCACATTTTACACAGCAGGGAGACCCAGTAAATGCTTAGCAGACAGCTAATTAACATATTGATGGTTGCTCGAAACAATAGTGATAAATAGCCTTGATTACAATGATTGGCACAAATTTCTTTACATCTTTTTCCATCCCAATGCTCTCTCTATTGTAGTAAACGGtcaggaaaaaatatattttatatttatagtaGTATCTGTTGACTCCAAAAAAGGTAAAGCATAAAGATTTTAATGGTTTTAAGAAAGTGTTACCTAGACTTGAACAGGAACCAAAAGAAGTCattcttttttcaaaatctCTATTAAATGCAAAAATCTGAGCAGTTAGTCATAGCGAGTGTATAGCATCTTAAACTTTGTTGAGAATTATGAACAACTGATTTTTGTAGCAGATGTAAATCCATATTTCAGACTATATTATAGATATTAAACTTTCagtgctgtctgtgtgtttatgttcttgtgtgcatgtgttccCCCAGGCGTGTCGAGACTTCTTGGACCTAGCAGAGACTCACAGCAGGAGATGGCAGAGGGCGCTGCAGTATGAGCGAGAGCAGCGTATCCACCTAGAGGAGACCATTGAGCAGCTAGCCAAGCAGCATAACAGCCTGGAGCGAGCGTGGCGAGAAGCACCCACGCTTGTTTCCACCACACCCAGTGCCCCTACTGCCAACAAGGGTGAGACTGTGTGTTACTTACTCCTGTGGGTCTCAGTGTGGACTTCACTATACTGGCTAAAAGTCATGTGTGACCTTAGGCTCTATATTATAGACAGTCCTCAGTTTTGTCAGAAGGTTTGGATTATCACTAATTTAGAGATGGTAATTACCTTCACGGTACGGCATGTGGAATCTTCTGTCAGTTTGtccatttatttgtttattttcttgtttgtttacatATAACCAAcgtcttaaaaaaaacaacggcCAGGCTGGTGTTAGAATAATTATATTATCAAATGATAGACAGAGACCACTGAAGTTATAATaaagttcattttacttgagaacCCAACAAGGAGGCCTTCTCCGCACTACAGATATAGTACACACAATGACCTAACAAAAAGCTCTCTACAGCTGCTTTTTATAATACAgagtaaaatgtaataaatcgTGATACAGACTAGATGTCGTTAATTGTTATCTTGTAAGAGTCGATGACGTCTCCCCTATCTGGTCTGGGAGGGCATGTATGCCCTCAGGAACACACCGTGATTAGACAAGAACAAGCAATGGCTCCATGTTATCTTGTTTAGAGTATTCAGTATAATATTATTCTATGCAATcagtttaataataacaagagagaaagtatgggggcagcctctagctcacccagtaagagcgttcgcccaaTGTTGGCTGAGTTCTGCAGTGGCGTTGGTTCGAATCTGATCTGCTGccatttgctgcgtgtcatcccccatctctctccccctttcatgtttatccactgtctctactactaataaagggaaaagccccaaaaaataatcttaaaaaaaaaaaaagagagaaagtatgTAAATCAAAATTTCTCTAACAGCTGGCACAACATTTTTTGTGTACATCCATCCTCCAGGAGGAAGAAACCTATTGATTTTAGTGACCCCATGACCTTACCTTTAGTGTAAGACTGCCCTCTCAAAAAAGATGACAGCACTACCAAACCAGGAAGTGGTGTAACTTtcttatgtttgtttttaaaactgGAGAATGGGGTGGCCCATGGCTTAGGGCTTAAGATGCTTAGCATGAACACTAACATCCCCGGTTTGAGTCCAGCCGAGTTGCATCTCTCTTTccctcatttcctgtcatctctctctctctgatatcTGTAATAAGGGcttaaaatgccccccaaaaaactagaaaacaaattaactggAGAATGTGGTTCGAGTTCCTTTTCCTACCAACAATCAACGTTGGTTTCCTTTAACCATGATAGCGGTCTTTCCAAAACCGTTAACAAGTTGCTTTTACTTGATTATACCTTAACCGTGGAGGTGGAACATCAGGATAGGCTCATGCTGGTCATATGGAAGGCACTGGAAAACAACCTAGGTTGTTGTTTTAAGGGTGTGGACTTTGGTGTTTAACTGCTATCAGGAgtcttttctcttttaaagttGGAGTGGTGAAAGAACATTTCATAATCCTTTTTTTGTGTACATGACAAGGATGTAGTTGAATCTTTATTGAATAAATTCATTAAATGCATCATCTTTAAATTTAATGATGGTTTTAATAGAATATGATAAAAAAATTTGGATCATATTGATGGTTGTTAAATGACTGAAGGTCATAGTTTAccctcattaaaaaaaaatttgaatcaCATATTGAAAGTGCTGAATGAATGTTGGATACTGAACATTAGAAGCACACCCTGAGGAGCTTGCATCATTCAGGCTAGTTAACCAGCAGGAACATTGCCAATTTTACTATGCTGATTATTCCCTGATTAATCGCCACGGGTATGTGATTACACACTGCTCTCTCCTAAACTCTGTAAAACACAAACTCACCACCGTGTGATGGTTCTGCTAGTTTTGGATGCTGTTTGCATTTACTCACAAATGTGTATGTGCGCACAGGAGGGAGTGAGAGGCTGCACAAAGAAGAGGCGAGTGATGAAGATGAGAATACTGAGTACTTTGATGCCATGGAGGATTCCCCTGAATTTATCACAGTGACTGCCACTGAGAACACACAGCACAGGTCAGTCACACACAGGGAtccatattttctttatttagccAAACAGCAGGACAACTGAAAGGCAGATACAGGGATGAAGGTTTATCTGAGTTTTAATATTTAACCTGCatctgtacatgtgtgtacatgtgtctaTCACATGTATAATAAACCATTTCTGTAGATGCTCTAGTTTGTCATAATAGTGAATTTGACTCTGAACAGGTGTTTGATGATGGTTCATGGTGTGACAACTTACAgtaacctgcacacacacaaattacagAGTGTTGTTTGCTTTACTCTTACCCCTGTCTGCTTTCCTGCAGCATATTATTTTTGCTCTCTCAGTACATTTTTTATAGCATATTTGCTGAACTGAAGTCAGTCAGTCTCAGGCTGGCAACTCAATTTGTTTTTGCATTACTTGTGCTACCTTTCTTTACCTTTTTAGTGTTTTCTTCCTCAACATTGTTATGGCTCATCTCTTGCAACATATCCCTCAACTCTAGTAGCACTATTAAGAATGACGGAAACAGTTacgcagcgtgtgtgtgtgtgtgtgtgtgtgtgtgtgtgtgtgtgtgtgtgtgtgtgtgtgtgtgtgtgtgtgtgtgtgtgtgtgtgtgtgtgtgtgtgtgtgtgtgtgtgtgtgtgcggaagAGAGAACAACATTGGCATTGAGtgtgtttatacagtatgtccagTGCTCATTGTAGAAATTGTTGTCATTCTCTTCCAGGCGATCTCAGAGTAATTTGAGCGGAGCGAGCGGAAGTCAGCCCAATCACTGGAACCAGGACGATCATGTAGGTGTCTGTTTGTGGACATTGCTGACTTTTGTAATCTCAAATAAGAATTATTTGTGCCGCTGGAAAGCTCACAGCTCATTGATCACCCTCTTTAATTGCTTTTCTCAAAGTCCCCCTTTCCTACCCTAcagtcatctctctctctctctcactcacacacacacacacacccagcctttatctgtgtgtgtgtcccgcaGTGTCATTGTCACCCCTGTGGAGCCAAAGATACACAGCTGCGTCGTTCCATTAAATGTTAATTACTAGTCAAACATCTGCACTTCTCTCCCTCAACTCTCCCttgcttctttctctctctaacacacatcTGCGTCCTCTGTTCCCTCCTGTCTATTACTCGCTCTGTCATTCTGTCTCCACTTGGTGATGTGCTGCCAAGCTGTCCATGAAGCTGAAAGTATTTATCAAACTTGTATATATCAAATATGCTTTTCACATGAAGTTAAAAGAACACCATCTCATCCTGTACTCCTTCCCTTCCACCTAATTCCAGATGTCTCCAAGCTGTAATGATGTGTTAGGGAAGGAGCTGCAGCCCCGCAGACAGAGACGGACTCATGTCCCAGACAAGCCCAACTACTCCCTCAATTTGtggagcatcatgaagaactgCATTGGCAAGGAGCTCTCCAAAATCCCCATGCCTGTAAGTGTATGAGGCAAGGCCCTCCCTATTGCTGACTGGTTAACGTAAATCTGTGTGTCTCACATCTTCTTGATCTCCCCATTCAGGTTAACTTCAACGAGCCTCTGTCGATGCTACAGCGCCTCACAGAAGACCTGGAGTATCATGAGCTTCTGGACAAGGCAGCACGTTGCGACTCCTCCCTGGAGCAGATGTGCCTGGTCGCTGCCTTCTCCGTCTCGTCCTATTCCACCACGGTCCACCGAACAGCCAAGCCCTTCAACCCCCTCCTGGGCGAGACCTACGAGCTCGATCGACAAGAGGAGTTTGGCTACCGCTCGCTGTGTGAGCAGGTAACAGCATGGCCACAGGGAGTTTTTGCTTACACGCTCACTgatgtgcatgcacacacatgacacacagcccgTGTTCTCCAAACAAGTCGTTTGCCGCCTAAATGGATATACTTTACCTTATCTTTCTTCTAAGGTGAGCCATCACCCCCCTGCAGCTGCACATCATGTGATTTCCCAACGAGGCTGGACCCTGTGGCAGGAAATCACCATCGCCAGCAAGTTCCGTGGCAAATACCTCTCCATAATGCCTCTGGGTAAGACATTTTATATTAAGTGGGTAGCAAACAAACTATATGTGTAAAGAAAGGTTCCATCATGCAAATTTAACCGTCCCAATATCAGGCAGAGTTTACTCCACATCCCACTTGAGAGTAGTAGACGAGCTGCCTCCCACACAACCTAAAGGAGAGGGTGCGAAAATGAATCAAGAGGCTTTTATGACCCTTTGGCACATACATAAAATATGGGTATAAAGGGAGCTCTCTATTGCACTGGGACGGCAGAGAGGTCTGGGGTCTGTAGGCTCAGATAAATGAGAGATTTGATAGATGCAGGTCCAGCCAAGGGATGCAGTGGTATttatctgtcttctctctcatcccgttACATGCCTGCTGTGAGGTCCTatgtaatgaatgaatgaaatgaaagcGTTTATGGTCAATTGCATATTATCAATCTTCCAGGTTTAGGTCACACTGGAAATAGTTGGAAATGTATTGCATGAGCACAGGGCCATAAATGTTTTAGATTATGTGTTTTTCAGCTGCTGCAGGTAGAATTGACCATCTTCACAATAGAATCACAAAAGCAAACCTCCAATCTAACACTAACACAATGCAGTCTAACACGTCACTTTCAGGATTGCAGATTGGTAACAAAGCAGCTGTGACATTTCCTTTCTCTTATAGCCTTTTGTCCCTGTCTCTCCCCAGGTGCTATTCACCTACAGTTCCACTCCAGTGGGAACCACTATGTGTGGAGAAAGGTCACCTCCACAGTGCACAACATCATTGTGGGCAAGCTGTGGATTGACCAGGTCAGTTTGTGAGAAACTCTTATTGGTAATCATTCATCCACAGCTCCAAACGCACAACCCTGCATTCAAGGCAGGtttggtaactatttccaatatacactttttatatattgtttgaaatggtctttacatcccgacagcaataaataacttatgggctctgaaaaaaGAGCGAAAAAGATCTGTCATCTGTAGTTGCTGTAATCCTCTAAAAACtcccaccaatcactgcctcaTGATCTGCTTGGAAGGAACCAATGAAACACCTACTTGCCCCGCTGTGTGTACTCAACCCCTCCCGTGTACGAGCCTGAGCTAAATGCGTGTTGTCGCCGTATTGGCAACAGTaatcatgtttgttttaaacctTCGGTATGATAACATTAGGTGTTTGCTTACCAGTGAATGAGACATGAAGTAAAATTGTGGCGCTTTCTCAGCTTTGCTCTGAAGCAGTGACGCAACGGTACTCGTGCACGGTTGTGTGTGGTTCGGAGCCCcgagggcagggggaggggttaaACGGAGcccgaggagatgctactttcaaatcttgatagcttttcaacattaccaaccctgcctttaatgcCTCTGACCCTCCAGTAGCCTATAGATGTTTTTTCCTTCCATGTTGCAGGTGTAGTGTATGAACCAGAGCAAAATGCTGTGAAGAAAGAAATATAGGTCTTACAGCACATGAATAAGAAGCTTCACAATCTCTAGGGATATATCTTCAGCTTTGATCTCTAATAACACCCTAAAATAACAGCCTCTTCTTTGTGTGAGATGGCCCAATTATTTAGGGGGAGGTGCAGACTTCACatctgcatgtctgtctgtctgtctgtctatccgcctgtgcagaatgtgtgtgtgtaaccttgGAAGAAGACATGAAGAAGAATATGGCAGATTCACTTACTGTACATCTCTGAATTATTCCATTGGTGTGTGGAATAAGGAGACATATTGGCTACAGACTACTATAGGAATATCAGCACTGACTTATTATTAGCATAATGAGTTGGTAATATTTAATTGTTTACAAATGTCCTGTTTCTCTTGGATATTTATGACATTTCTTTGGCAGTGTTCATGCTGATGTATGTGATTAAAGataccctgtggagttttgtGTATGCTCAGCATTTTGCACTAAAACACTAACTAATgtattcaatgcatttcctacCTTATACAAAAATTGCAAAGCctattttttaatactttggaACCCCCATcacattttgtgattacattgtATTGTGCTCTTCTTGTGCTATTTCTTGTGCTATTGTTGGATACATTGTGTGACAATATACACCGCTGTTATGGTTATTTGGCTATCGGCATGTAAGTTTGAGGTACTAGTCTAGCAAAAACAATACCACCTCTGCGTTGATACAAATTCTTTTTCCAACTTAAGCTTATCAACCAAGAAAAAGTCTCACCAATAtttacacacttttactttttattgttttgcctTCTGCATTCAATACTTTTGCCTTCTCCCACCACCTCCTCACAGCACTCTGCCACTCTGCTGCCCTCTGGTGCAGAACGGTGTCATCCAAACAAGTCCATGTCAAACTATGGAAACTATAGTTTTCTCTGCTTCCAGCCAGTGGCAGACTGTGCTGTCAGGAGCACAGTAGGTGAAACCAGAGagggtgatatatatatatatatatatatatatatatatatatatatatatatatatatataatgatccATGAGATTTTAAATGTATGGCTGTTAGATGCCACAAAAGGCATCAAACTGTGTCACAGGTTATGAGACTTAAAAGGTACACCATGGCCCTCAGCAGTGGCCAGAAGGTTGTTCTCACGCCACTCCTGACGCATGTGTGACCTCATGCAAGTAATATGGGGACCTGCTCATCAAAACATTGCTCTGCAGCACCAATAGTTGTCAAAACTCCACATGGTACCTTTTAAAGCACCTgaaaacttgtttaaaaaaaagtattttcctATAACATCGTAGGATCAATCAGGATACTTTTCTGTCTCTGCTGTAAACACACGGGCAATAGTGTTGATATGCTAtcattctctctgtgtgtttgtctgtctcactctgtttctgtctgtgcagTCAGGGGACATTGAGATTGTGAATCACAGGACAAAGGAGACCTGTCAACTCAAATTCTCTCCCTACAGTTATTTCTCCAGGGATGTTCCACGGAAGGTAAATGCTTCCTTTCCACACTTATGTATCAGATCTTGGCATGACGTCATACGATGAGGGGTTAATTTGTCTGATGCTGCCTCCTGCTGGACAGTGCCAACAAATATATTCATACTTACAGTAGTGTAATATAGAAGAAGCTCACGATATATGAGGTCACATTGCAGTGAGGTAACCTCCTTTGGAGGCGTACCAATTATCTAAAAATGGGGCACAATGTTGCCCTCCTTGGTAGTGACTGATATGGGATAAGCTAAAGCGAATTTACTGGTGCCCTACCTAGGGGACTTAACATTAGGAGGAAAGGACATCGGGATACATCTGGACTCACAGAAAGATAGCTTGTTTAGTTTTTTCATTCCCTGCAGTTTATTTCCTTTTGCTCTTTCCAGGTGACAGGTATGGTGGCAGACAGTGAAGGCCAGGCTCACTACATTCTCTCTGGTACGTGGGATGATAAAATTGAGAGTGCCAAGATCATTCAGAGCAGCCGAGGGGGCAGTGGATCAGAGGGCAAGCAGAAGACGGTCTATCAGACGTTGTCCCCCAAACTGCTGTGGAAGAAATACCCTCTCCCGTAAGTCTCATTAGCCTCATAAGGCAAAATGTTGCAATAAATGAGTTAGCATAACAGCTGCAATGTTCAGTCAATATCTTTGATTGTACAGCATCCCACCGTGTAACTCCCTTTAATTTCCTCTTGCTCTCTCAGGGAGAACGCTGAAAACATGTACTATTTCTCAGCGCTGGCACTAACCCTGAACGAGCCGGAGGAAGGAGTGGGACTGACCGACAGCCGTCTGAGACCAGACCAGAAGCTGATGGAGGAAGGGCGATGGGATGAGGCAAACTCAGAAAAACAGAGGCTAGAGGAGAAACAAAGAGccgtgaggaggaggagggaagcgGAAGCCTCAGACGCTGTGGATGAAGGTATGAAAAGGAGAACAGGAGGTGTGGTGTGTGATAACCACAGAGACAGGCAGGGATGATAAAGAAAGGATGAAGGGAGGGGAAGAACGTAGAGTTGCGAGTGGGAGGAGTTTTGGGGGGTTTCTGTAGTAAAAGTGACATTCATTTTCTGCTTTGACAATGTTGGAGCACTGTTGGGCATGAAATTAGAGTTATATCCATTAAATTATCAGTACAAAAGATAAGCAACTAAATtagaaaatgtcacttttcttaattattattttattaaaaagccAAAGATAAAAGATGCTGTACATAAGCACAAGGAGAGAATTTAACAACCCACTGCATTtctatgaaaaaaagaaaatcatctaATCACAGAGCTGAAATTCTGTCAGGTAAAGATTATGCTTTACAGTGACCTTCAAACATGTCGTAGTAGTTTTAATCGGTTCACTTTCAGATTCTAGGCCAGTTGGATGCATTTAGtaattttgttatgttttgtcCCTAATTGCAAGAACAATGTGTTTTTGATTTACCAAGGCTTTGATTAACAACTCTAGCTAGCTTCTTTTCCGTAGCAAATGCAACTGAGGCTCATGGGTATCGTAGTATTTAGAGCCTAGTAGGTACACAACAGTTTTGCAGGTCAGAAAGCACGTCGTAACACAAAAGGTTCGGTACAATTAGAAGACAGACTGAACTTTACGGAGAACTCCGCAGTTCATCCtggtgacgtgtgtgtgtgtgtgtgtgtgtgtgtgtgtgtgtgtgtgtgtgtgtgtgtgtgtgtgtgtgtgtgtgtgtgtgtgtgtgtgtgtgtgtgtgtgtgtgtgtgtgtgtgtgtgtgtgtgtgtgtgtgtgtgtgtgtaggctggaTTGTATTCGATGTACCCATGacttgtctttcttttcctccctctaTTGGTGGTCAGAGTGTGATTATGACTCTGGTGAGTGGGGGTTGCCCTGTGTCCCTCTGTTGTGCatcactccccacacacacacacacacacaccccgtcCTCTGTGTGGTCTGCCTCTGTTTGAGAACTGCATGATACCCTTCTCATGTCAACTTCTCCAGAAAATAACTCaggaaaaaaatgactttttcctggatacatgtgacattttcatttagaaatatgtaacatgaaataaaatatacaacTCTAAAGTCAAGTATTGTTAATGTGCTATGGTGAAGCCACATTAGCAAGTGATTCATTTGTACTGCATTGTCATCCTGTCTATTCGATTGTTTGTGGGCACTTTTCCGGTGGACTGGCCAAGGGTAAACAAGTTACTGTATGATTTAAGATTCAAAATTGTTTATCTGTAATCCCACAACGGGGAATTTCACAGTGCTGCAGCATCAAGGGATAGGGGAAAAAGTACAAGATGCTTTATTCATCTAAGTTTAATCCACATCCACTCCTCTAGCTTGCTGAGCTGCAATTTCTCCCTCTTTTGACTGGTTTGTGTATTAAGGAGCAGATTAATTATTCAGACGAGGGAGTTCCAAAACTGGGATTATAATTTTCCCATTCACCATAACCGATCCAGGTTTTTGCATTGCACACATCGCGCTCATATGTATTTTATTGAGCTCGGTTCACATTTGGAGCTATCCCAAATGCAGTGCACAGCGATTGATTGCTTCCGCTGTATATGCATATGTATGAAGGCAAATTGATTGCTCAGTGAATTGCCTGCAAGTGTGGCTTTTCCACTAAAGTGCGATTAAATGACAGTGATtgagtaacacctgtgcttctTCCTGCAGGTAAAGAATACGAAGGCTACCAGCCGTTGTGGTTTCACCAGAGGAGAGATTCAGTTACTGGAGAGACAAACTTTGTGTACAACGGAGGTTACTGGGAGGCGAAGGAGAGACAGGACTGGAGCATGTGTCCTAACATCTTCTAACCCAGGAACTCTGCCAGGATCACTCCTAACCTCATCGGACAGGGAACTGCTCTGCCTCTGGTCCTTCAGCAATGGGGCTTATCTGGCTTATGAGCACCATGTGGACCTTTTATTGAGCATGAGAATGTGTATGTTTCACACACTCTCGGATTACCTCCAAATGTACACTCTCACTCTGTTTTTACTATCGAGAAAAAGAAGGGGCGTTCCCTGAGTCTTTGACACTATACTGAAACAGCACTGAGATCATGTGTGGATGTGAGGTGGTGTTGGAGTTGTAACACCACACAATAAAGGCACCTGCACACTCCTGAAATCAGGTGCTTGATAAATCTAATTCACAATgcactttttctgttttcaccCCATTTAAGAATTTTTACTGATTGGACAGAAACCCATATCAAAGGAGCTCACATTTCTAGACTGACAACTAACAAGGACAACATAAAAACAGGCACATAGAGGCAGAACAGTGTTGAAAACAAATGTCAGTTTTTCAGGGGTTACAAGAAAAGTGTCCTCATCCTTAATTTTATTCAGCACAATTGAGATTATGGCAGACCTACTTTATAAATCTTAAATTagttccctctttctttttcaagTGCTCATTATTTGCCCCTTTTAgttgcttaaagtgatggttcgagaTTATTTCCCCTGGGATTCTTTGCAACCATGACCTCGAAGCAAATCGCAAAAGCTTttacctgggtctaacattggattTAGCGTTAAGTGCGCTTAAGCGTTAGGCTAATGGATAATGTTTCTCTTATCGATATTCCCCACTAATTAtcgcccgaaatgataccaaggtCTTCATTACTATTAGTTATGTACTCAGAAAAAccatggattgtaaagttttgGTACACATTagaattatgtaaataacacttgcctgctggcttctgctctgctgttgttgttgttgttaagacgagtgcttaggggcATCTACACATAACACCgcaaagagatgcaacaaaaatatttttaaattaacttattttttaaagtaagtgctgtaatataactagcaggagacaagtaataattgaggtaagtttggagacattaccttatttaatcattaaattaataaaatattttgttgcatctctttgcgttgtaatttgtagatgtccctaagcactcttactgccctgGTAATaacagcgcagcagcagcagagagcagaagccagcaggcaagtgttatttacataaacttctggtgtacttacaaattttacaatccatcgttttatgagtgcataacctatttgtactactgtagacgtttggtatcatttcgggcattattagtggggtaatgttaagagacacttcggatccattagcctctgcgctaagctattcagctgataacgctacgctacgctaacgctcccaatgttcgacccaggtgaaaaaagcttctgggggggtgtttggctcgagatcatggtgcaaaggaccctagggtgaaattactccgaa
It encodes the following:
- the osbp2b gene encoding oxysterol-binding protein 2 isoform X6, giving the protein MAHTCRGTINLATAHIDTEDACNIVLSSGGRTYHLKASTEVERQRWVTALELAKAKAIRMMNDQSDDSGDEEPTSQSDRSEIQGTLKILVSKLDDLSTCNDLIAKHGAALQRSLSELEGLKVPVEGGEKIKAVNERATLFRITSNAMINACRDFLDLAETHSRRWQRALQYEREQRIHLEETIEQLAKQHNSLERAWREAPTLVSTTPSAPTANKGGSERLHKEEASDEDENTEYFDAMEDSPEFITVTATENTQHRRSQSNLSGASGSQPNHWNQDDHMSPSCNDVLGKELQPRRQRRTHVPDKPNYSLNLWSIMKNCIGKELSKIPMPVNFNEPLSMLQRLTEDLEYHELLDKAARCDSSLEQMCLVAAFSVSSYSTTVHRTAKPFNPLLGETYELDRQEEFGYRSLCEQVSHHPPAAAHHVISQRGWTLWQEITIASKFRGKYLSIMPLGAIHLQFHSSGNHYVWRKVTSTVHNIIVGKLWIDQSGDIEIVNHRTKETCQLKFSPYSYFSRDVPRKVTGMVADSEGQAHYILSGTWDDKIESAKIIQSSRGGSGSEGKQKTVYQTLSPKLLWKKYPLPENAENMYYFSALALTLNEPEEGVGLTDSRLRPDQKLMEEGRWDEANSEKQRLEEKQRAVRRRREAEASDAVDEECDYDSGKEYEGYQPLWFHQRRDSVTGETNFVYNGGYWEAKERQDWSMCPNIF
- the osbp2b gene encoding oxysterol-binding protein 2 isoform X1, whose translation is MSEQGKGSAPASAAAAAPGSDTYKGWLFKWTNYLKGYQRRWFVLSNGLLSYYRSVDLCFMRICAQGTDRTQAEMAHTCRGTINLATAHIDTEDACNIVLSSGGRTYHLKASTEVERQRWVTALELAKAKAIRMMNDQSDDSGDEEPTSQSDRSEIQGTLKILVSKLDDLSTCNDLIAKHGAALQRSLSELEGLKVPVEGGEKIKAVNERATLFRITSNAMINACRDFLDLAETHSRRWQRALQYEREQRIHLEETIEQLAKQHNSLERAWREAPTLVSTTPSAPTANKGGSERLHKEEASDEDENTEYFDAMEDSPEFITVTATENTQHRRSQSNLSGASGSQPNHWNQDDHMSPSCNDVLGKELQPRRQRRTHVPDKPNYSLNLWSIMKNCIGKELSKIPMPVNFNEPLSMLQRLTEDLEYHELLDKAARCDSSLEQMCLVAAFSVSSYSTTVHRTAKPFNPLLGETYELDRQEEFGYRSLCEQVSHHPPAAAHHVISQRGWTLWQEITIASKFRGKYLSIMPLGAIHLQFHSSGNHYVWRKVTSTVHNIIVGKLWIDQSGDIEIVNHRTKETCQLKFSPYSYFSRDVPRKVTGMVADSEGQAHYILSGTWDDKIESAKIIQSSRGGSGSEGKQKTVYQTLSPKLLWKKYPLPENAENMYYFSALALTLNEPEEGVGLTDSRLRPDQKLMEEGRWDEANSEKQRLEEKQRAVRRRREAEASDAVDEECDYDSGKEYEGYQPLWFHQRRDSVTGETNFVYNGGYWEAKERQDWSMCPNIF
- the osbp2b gene encoding oxysterol-binding protein 2 isoform X5 — its product is MYLCEYACMCLHAAMLNRESRCLCPPPCWDYVVAQGSVASQGTWSGIRPAESGMKGRSCWEPGMVRSLCNSGCLGKVNQDDSGDEEPTSQSDRSEIQGTLKILVSKLDDLSTCNDLIAKHGAALQRSLSELEGLKVPVEGGEKIKAVNERATLFRITSNAMINACRDFLDLAETHSRRWQRALQYEREQRIHLEETIEQLAKQHNSLERAWREAPTLVSTTPSAPTANKGGSERLHKEEASDEDENTEYFDAMEDSPEFITVTATENTQHRRSQSNLSGASGSQPNHWNQDDHMSPSCNDVLGKELQPRRQRRTHVPDKPNYSLNLWSIMKNCIGKELSKIPMPVNFNEPLSMLQRLTEDLEYHELLDKAARCDSSLEQMCLVAAFSVSSYSTTVHRTAKPFNPLLGETYELDRQEEFGYRSLCEQVSHHPPAAAHHVISQRGWTLWQEITIASKFRGKYLSIMPLGAIHLQFHSSGNHYVWRKVTSTVHNIIVGKLWIDQSGDIEIVNHRTKETCQLKFSPYSYFSRDVPRKVTGMVADSEGQAHYILSGTWDDKIESAKIIQSSRGGSGSEGKQKTVYQTLSPKLLWKKYPLPENAENMYYFSALALTLNEPEEGVGLTDSRLRPDQKLMEEGRWDEANSEKQRLEEKQRAVRRRREAEASDAVDEECDYDSGKEYEGYQPLWFHQRRDSVTGETNFVYNGGYWEAKERQDWSMCPNIF